A region from the Enterobacter roggenkampii genome encodes:
- the era gene encoding GTPase Era: protein MSEEKTYCGFIAIVGRPNVGKSTLLNNLLGQKISITSRKAQTTRHRIVGIHTEGAYQAIYVDTPGLHMEEKRAINRLMNKAASSSIGDVELVIFVVEGTRWTPDDEMVLNKLRDGKTPVILAVNKVDNVQEKADLLPHLQWLGSQMNFLDIVPLSAETGLNVDTIAGIVRKHLPEAIHHFPEEYITDRSQRFMASEIIREKLMRFLGAELPYSVTVEIERFQSNERGGYDINGLILVEREGQKKMVIGNKGAKIKTIGIEARKDMQEMFEAPVHLELWVKVKSGWADDERALRSLGYGEDQ, encoded by the coding sequence ATGAGCGAAGAAAAGACCTATTGCGGATTTATTGCCATCGTCGGACGTCCGAACGTCGGCAAATCCACCCTGTTGAATAATCTGCTTGGGCAGAAGATTTCTATCACCTCGCGTAAGGCACAGACCACGCGTCACCGCATCGTCGGTATCCATACTGAAGGCGCGTATCAGGCGATCTACGTCGATACCCCGGGCCTGCACATGGAAGAGAAGCGTGCCATCAACCGTCTGATGAACAAGGCGGCGAGCAGCTCAATTGGCGACGTGGAGCTGGTGATTTTCGTTGTGGAAGGCACCCGCTGGACACCGGACGACGAGATGGTGCTGAACAAGCTGCGCGACGGCAAAACGCCGGTCATCCTCGCCGTTAACAAAGTGGACAACGTGCAGGAAAAGGCCGATCTGCTGCCGCATCTGCAGTGGCTCGGTAGCCAGATGAACTTCCTCGACATCGTTCCGCTGTCTGCGGAGACGGGTCTGAACGTGGATACTATCGCGGGCATCGTGCGCAAACATCTGCCGGAAGCGATTCATCACTTCCCGGAAGAGTACATCACCGATCGCTCTCAGCGCTTTATGGCGTCTGAAATCATCCGTGAAAAGCTGATGCGTTTCCTGGGCGCTGAACTGCCGTACTCTGTGACGGTGGAGATCGAGCGTTTCCAGAGCAACGAGCGTGGCGGCTACGACATCAACGGCCTGATCCTCGTTGAGCGTGAAGGGCAGAAGAAGATGGTGATCGGCAATAAAGGCGCCAAGATCAAAACCATCGGCATCGAAGCCCGTAAGGACATGCAGGAGATGTTCGAAGCGCCGGTTCACCTTGAACTGTGGGTGAAAGTGAAATCTGGCTGGGCCGATGATGAGCGTGCTCTGCGCAGCCTCGGTTACGGCGAAGACCAGTAA
- a CDS encoding MurR/RpiR family transcriptional regulator: MNCLIRIRQRYAGFAQSDKKLADFLLSQPDHARHLSSQQLASEAGVSQSSVVKFAQKIGFKGFPALKLAISEALVSNPNPQSMPVHNQIRGDDPMRLVGEKLIKENVAAMHATLDVNTEEKLLESVAMLRGARRIVLTGIGASGLVARNFGWKLTKIGLNAIVEQDMHALLATVQAMDPDDLLLAISYSGERREINMATDEVLRVGGKILAITGFTPNALQQRATRCLYTIAEEQATRSAAISSTSAQMMLTDLLFMALVQQDLERAPERIRHSEELVKKLV; this comes from the coding sequence ATGAACTGTTTAATTCGCATTCGCCAGCGCTACGCAGGCTTTGCCCAAAGCGACAAGAAGCTGGCGGATTTTCTGCTTTCTCAACCCGACCACGCGCGCCATCTCAGCTCGCAGCAGCTGGCGAGTGAAGCCGGGGTGAGCCAGTCCAGCGTGGTGAAATTTGCGCAGAAGATTGGCTTTAAGGGATTCCCCGCCCTCAAGCTGGCGATCAGTGAAGCGCTGGTCAGTAACCCTAACCCGCAGTCCATGCCGGTGCATAATCAGATCCGCGGAGACGATCCGATGCGGCTGGTCGGCGAAAAGCTGATCAAAGAGAACGTGGCGGCCATGCATGCGACGCTCGATGTGAATACGGAAGAGAAGCTGCTGGAGAGCGTGGCGATGCTGCGCGGCGCGCGGCGGATCGTTCTGACCGGCATCGGCGCGTCCGGACTTGTGGCGCGTAACTTTGGCTGGAAGCTGACAAAAATTGGCCTTAACGCCATCGTCGAGCAGGATATGCACGCCCTGCTGGCGACCGTACAGGCGATGGATCCTGACGATCTGCTGCTGGCGATCTCCTATTCCGGCGAGCGCCGCGAGATCAACATGGCCACCGACGAAGTCCTGCGCGTCGGCGGTAAAATTCTGGCGATCACCGGTTTTACGCCGAATGCCCTACAGCAGCGGGCCACGCGCTGTTTATATACCATTGCCGAGGAACAGGCCACGCGCAGCGCGGCTATCTCGTCCACCAGCGCACAAATGATGCTGACGGACCTGCTGTTTATGGCACTGGTGCAGCAGGATCTGGAGCGTGCGCCCGAGCGCATTCGCCACAGCGAAGAACTGGTAAAGAAACTGGTTTGA
- the acpS gene encoding holo-ACP synthase: protein MAILGLGTDIVEIARIEAVIARSGDRLARRVLSDNEWAIWEAHQQPVRFLAKRFAVKEAAAKAFGTGIRNGLAFNQFEVFNDELGKPSLRLWGEAQKLAEKLGVNHMHVTIADERHYASATVIIES, encoded by the coding sequence ATGGCCATTCTGGGCTTAGGCACCGATATCGTTGAAATAGCCCGCATTGAAGCGGTGATCGCCCGCAGCGGCGATCGCCTCGCAAGGCGCGTGCTGAGCGATAACGAATGGGCCATCTGGGAAGCGCATCAGCAGCCGGTGCGTTTTCTGGCGAAGCGTTTTGCGGTAAAAGAGGCGGCCGCCAAAGCCTTCGGGACCGGCATTCGTAACGGTCTGGCGTTCAACCAGTTTGAAGTGTTTAACGATGAGCTGGGTAAGCCAAGCCTGCGCTTATGGGGCGAGGCGCAAAAGCTGGCCGAGAAGCTGGGCGTGAATCACATGCACGTGACGATCGCGGATGAGCGTCACTATGCCAGCGCTACGGTGATCATCGAAAGTTAA
- the murQ gene encoding N-acetylmuramic acid 6-phosphate etherase, with translation MNLGSLVSETRNPQTMDLDALSTLELVNRFNQQDTLVAQAVKETLPEVAKAVDAAADALKAGGRIIYMGAGTSGRLGVLDASECPPTFGVPHGLVVGLIAGGPGALLKAVEGAEDNKQLGEDDLKDLNLTAKDLVVGLAASGRTPYVIGGLEYANQTGCTTVAISCNPGSPIAQVAAIAISPVVGPEALTGSTRLKSGTAQKLVLNMISTGAMVKFGKVYQNLMVDMQATNVKLVDRACRMVMEATGAGREEAEAVLKQTDHDVKPAILMILSGLDAAAARAKLDAHNGFLRAALEH, from the coding sequence ATGAATCTTGGCTCACTTGTTTCTGAAACACGTAACCCGCAAACCATGGATCTGGATGCGCTCTCCACCCTGGAGCTGGTTAACCGCTTTAATCAACAGGATACGCTGGTCGCGCAGGCAGTGAAAGAGACATTACCCGAGGTGGCGAAAGCGGTCGATGCGGCTGCGGACGCCCTCAAGGCCGGTGGACGCATTATTTACATGGGGGCGGGGACCAGCGGGCGTTTAGGGGTCCTGGACGCGTCAGAATGTCCGCCAACCTTTGGGGTCCCGCATGGACTGGTAGTTGGGCTGATCGCCGGTGGCCCCGGTGCGCTGCTGAAAGCCGTTGAAGGGGCGGAAGACAACAAACAGCTGGGCGAGGATGACCTGAAGGATCTTAATCTGACCGCGAAGGATCTGGTGGTCGGGCTGGCGGCATCCGGGCGTACGCCGTACGTGATTGGCGGGCTGGAATACGCCAACCAGACCGGCTGCACGACGGTCGCCATCTCCTGCAACCCTGGCTCACCGATTGCGCAGGTGGCCGCTATTGCTATCTCGCCAGTTGTCGGGCCGGAAGCGCTCACCGGCTCCACGCGCCTGAAATCCGGGACCGCGCAAAAGCTGGTGCTCAATATGATCTCCACCGGCGCGATGGTGAAGTTCGGCAAGGTGTATCAGAACCTGATGGTGGATATGCAGGCCACCAACGTCAAGCTGGTGGACAGAGCCTGCCGCATGGTGATGGAGGCGACGGGCGCTGGCCGCGAAGAGGCGGAAGCGGTACTCAAACAGACCGATCACGATGTTAAACCGGCCATTTTGATGATCTTAAGCGGGCTGGATGCGGCGGCCGCAAGAGCCAAACTCGATGCGCATAACGGTTTCTTACGGGCGGCATTAGAACACTAA
- the rnc gene encoding ribonuclease III — MNPIVINRLQRKLGYTFHHQELLQQALTHRSASSKHNERLEFLGDSILSFVIANALYHRFPRVDEGDMSRMRATLVRGNTLAEIAREFELGECLRLGPGELKSGGFRRESILADTVEALIGGVFLDSDIQTVEKLILNWYQTRLDEISPGDKQKDPKTRLQEYLQGRHLPLPSYLVVQVRGEAHDQEFTIHCQVSGLSEPVVGTGSSRRKAEQAAAEQALKMLELE; from the coding sequence ATGAACCCCATCGTAATTAATCGGCTTCAACGGAAGCTGGGCTACACTTTTCATCATCAGGAGTTGTTGCAACAGGCATTAACCCACCGCAGTGCCAGCAGCAAACATAATGAGCGTCTCGAGTTTTTAGGCGACTCTATTTTAAGTTTCGTGATTGCGAATGCGCTTTATCATCGTTTCCCGCGCGTGGATGAAGGTGATATGAGCCGCATGCGTGCCACGCTGGTTCGGGGTAATACCCTTGCGGAAATCGCGCGCGAATTTGAGCTGGGCGAATGTCTGCGTCTTGGGCCGGGTGAACTGAAAAGCGGCGGCTTCCGTCGTGAATCTATTCTTGCCGATACGGTCGAAGCATTAATTGGTGGTGTGTTCCTGGACAGCGATATCCAGACCGTCGAAAAGCTGATCCTGAACTGGTATCAGACCCGTCTGGACGAAATCAGCCCGGGCGATAAACAAAAAGATCCCAAAACGCGTCTGCAGGAATATTTGCAGGGCCGTCATCTGCCGCTGCCATCTTATCTGGTGGTGCAGGTTCGTGGCGAAGCGCACGATCAGGAATTTACCATCCATTGCCAGGTCAGTGGCCTGAGTGAACCGGTGGTGGGCACAGGTTCAAGCCGTCGTAAGGCTGAACAGGCTGCCGCCGAACAGGCGTTAAAAATGCTGGAGCTGGAATGA
- a CDS encoding PTS transporter subunit EIIC yields the protein MDKTAALASGILQGIGGEQNIQRLENCMTRVRVEVHDDDQLDVPRLKQLSGVSGYVKQGQQHQLIVGPGKAAQVVDAMRALMGVSASVSIDDAERTKAQAKAKYKAPMSDALRQLANVFIPLIPAFIASGLITGIINILKRPDIVGDFATQYPNLLGILGIFGSAVFAIMNILVGVNTAKVFGGSLAMGGVMAGILSSPQLAQITLFGEALQPGRGGVIAVLLVVILMCWIEKRLRAVLPGSIELILNPLLTTLITGSVAIVALQPLGGWISEAIAHGASLAIDRGGLLVGAVLSGTFLPLVLTGLHQGLVPIHVELVQAHGYNALLPILSMAGVGQVGAAIAVLMKTRNARLKKMIKGALPVGLLGIGEPLIFGVTLPLGKPFLAACLGGAVGGALISYWKVATVITFGLSGLPLALTIVTGKVVLYLLGYLVAVIAGFLFTWLLGFNDPEE from the coding sequence ATGGACAAAACAGCAGCGCTCGCCAGCGGCATCCTGCAGGGGATTGGTGGGGAACAAAATATTCAGCGTCTCGAAAACTGCATGACGCGCGTGCGCGTCGAGGTGCATGACGACGACCAGCTTGACGTGCCGCGTCTGAAGCAGCTTTCCGGCGTCAGCGGCTACGTGAAGCAGGGGCAGCAGCACCAGCTGATCGTCGGCCCAGGGAAAGCGGCGCAGGTTGTCGATGCCATGCGCGCGCTGATGGGCGTGAGTGCGAGCGTATCGATTGACGATGCTGAGCGCACCAAAGCCCAGGCAAAGGCGAAATACAAAGCCCCCATGAGCGATGCGCTGCGACAGCTGGCAAACGTCTTTATTCCGCTGATCCCGGCGTTTATTGCCTCAGGCCTGATCACCGGGATCATCAATATCCTCAAGCGCCCGGATATTGTGGGGGATTTCGCCACGCAGTATCCGAACCTGCTGGGAATTCTCGGGATCTTCGGCAGCGCGGTGTTCGCCATCATGAACATTCTGGTCGGGGTGAATACCGCGAAGGTGTTTGGCGGATCGCTGGCGATGGGCGGGGTGATGGCGGGCATCTTGTCCAGCCCGCAGCTGGCGCAAATTACGCTGTTTGGTGAGGCGCTTCAGCCGGGCCGCGGCGGGGTGATCGCGGTGCTGCTGGTGGTCATCCTGATGTGCTGGATCGAGAAAAGGCTGCGCGCGGTTTTGCCAGGCTCCATCGAGCTGATTCTCAACCCGCTGCTGACCACGCTGATTACCGGTAGCGTAGCGATTGTCGCCCTCCAGCCGTTAGGCGGGTGGATCTCTGAGGCCATCGCCCACGGTGCCTCTCTGGCGATTGACCGCGGCGGCCTGTTAGTGGGCGCGGTGCTGTCGGGTACTTTCCTGCCGCTGGTGCTGACCGGCCTGCATCAGGGGCTGGTACCGATCCACGTCGAGCTGGTGCAGGCGCACGGCTATAACGCGCTGCTGCCTATCTTGTCGATGGCGGGTGTAGGGCAGGTCGGTGCGGCAATTGCGGTACTGATGAAAACCCGCAACGCGCGTCTGAAAAAAATGATTAAAGGCGCACTCCCGGTCGGACTGCTCGGCATTGGCGAGCCGCTGATTTTCGGCGTTACGCTGCCGCTGGGTAAACCGTTCCTCGCGGCCTGTCTGGGCGGCGCGGTAGGCGGGGCGCTGATTAGCTACTGGAAAGTTGCCACCGTCATCACCTTTGGTCTCTCGGGGTTACCGCTGGCATTAACCATCGTGACCGGAAAAGTGGTGCTCTATCTGTTAGGCTATTTAGTAGCGGTGATCGCCGGGTTCCTGTTTACCTGGCTGTTAGGTTTCAACGACCCAGAGGAGTAA
- a CDS encoding YfhL family 4Fe-4S dicluster ferredoxin: MALLITKKCINCDMCEPECPNQAISMGDSIYEINSDRCTECIGHYETPTCQKVCPIPNTILKDPAHVESEEQLWDKFVLMHHADKL; the protein is encoded by the coding sequence ATGGCGCTGTTAATTACCAAAAAATGCATTAATTGCGATATGTGCGAGCCCGAATGCCCGAACCAGGCCATTTCGATGGGCGACAGCATTTATGAGATTAACAGCGACCGCTGCACCGAATGCATCGGCCACTATGAGACACCGACCTGTCAGAAAGTGTGCCCGATCCCCAATACCATCCTGAAGGATCCGGCACACGTCGAGAGCGAAGAGCAGCTGTGGGATAAGTTTGTCCTGATGCACCACGCGGACAAACTTTAA
- the yfhb gene encoding phosphatidylglycerophosphatase C, which translates to MANHGRRVVFFDLDGTLHQQDMFGTFMRYLLRRQPLNALLVLPLLPVIGIALLVKGRAARWPMSLLLWGCTFGHSEARLKQLEQDFAQWFRGHVAAFPVVQARLTGYLDANDADIWLITGSPQTLVEQVYFDTPWLPRVNLIATQIARGYGGWVLTMRCLGHEKVVQLEKRIGTPLRLYSGYSDSKQDNPLLYFCQHRWRVTPSGELQQLE; encoded by the coding sequence TTGGCAAATCACGGGCGTCGCGTTGTCTTTTTCGACCTGGATGGCACGCTGCATCAGCAGGATATGTTTGGTACGTTTATGCGTTACCTGCTGCGGCGTCAGCCTCTGAATGCGCTGCTCGTGCTACCGCTCTTACCGGTTATTGGGATCGCGCTGCTGGTGAAGGGCCGTGCGGCGCGATGGCCAATGAGCCTGCTGCTGTGGGGATGTACGTTTGGGCACAGCGAAGCGCGCCTCAAACAGCTCGAGCAGGATTTTGCGCAGTGGTTCCGCGGCCACGTTGCCGCGTTCCCGGTGGTGCAGGCGCGCCTGACCGGCTATCTCGACGCGAACGATGCCGACATCTGGCTGATTACCGGCTCCCCGCAGACGCTGGTGGAGCAGGTCTACTTTGATACCCCCTGGCTACCGCGCGTGAATCTTATCGCCACGCAAATTGCCCGCGGCTACGGCGGTTGGGTGCTGACGATGCGCTGCCTGGGGCATGAAAAAGTGGTCCAGCTGGAAAAACGTATCGGCACGCCACTGCGCCTGTACAGCGGCTACAGCGACAGCAAGCAGGACAACCCGCTGCTCTATTTTTGCCAGCACCGCTGGCGCGTCACGCCATCAGGTGAACTTCAGCAACTCGAATAG
- the tadA gene encoding tRNA adenosine(34) deaminase TadA, with product MPPAFRLEYQPLSNPEFSHEYWMRHALTLAQRAWDEGEVPVGAVLVHNNQVIGEGWNRPIGRHDPTAHAEIMALRQGGLVLQNYRLLDTTLYVTLEPCVMCSGAMVHSRIGTLVFGARDEKTGAAGSLMDVLGHPGMNHQVKTIGGVLAPECSGLLSDFFRMRRQQKKQQKAELKPTDG from the coding sequence ATGCCGCCCGCTTTTCGACTGGAGTATCAACCGTTGTCCAACCCTGAATTCTCACATGAATACTGGATGCGCCACGCGCTAACGCTCGCTCAGCGTGCCTGGGACGAGGGCGAAGTGCCCGTGGGCGCCGTGCTGGTCCACAATAACCAGGTGATTGGTGAAGGGTGGAACCGCCCCATTGGCCGCCACGATCCGACGGCGCACGCCGAAATCATGGCGCTTCGTCAGGGCGGTCTGGTGCTGCAAAACTATCGCCTGCTTGATACCACGCTGTATGTGACGCTGGAGCCCTGCGTAATGTGCTCCGGGGCGATGGTGCACAGCCGGATCGGAACTCTGGTCTTCGGTGCGCGGGATGAAAAAACCGGTGCGGCCGGTTCGCTGATGGACGTGCTGGGTCACCCAGGGATGAACCACCAGGTGAAGACTATCGGCGGGGTGCTTGCACCAGAGTGTTCGGGGCTATTAAGCGATTTCTTTCGAATGCGCCGTCAGCAGAAAAAGCAGCAAAAGGCAGAATTGAAGCCGACGGACGGTTAA
- the recO gene encoding DNA repair protein RecO codes for MDGWQRAFVLHSRPWSETSLMLDVFTEESGRVRLVAKGARSKRSNLKGALQPFTPLLVRFGGRGEVKTLRSAEAVSLALPLSGITLYSGLYVNELISRVLEHETRFSELFFDYLHCIQALAGATGTPEPALRRFELALLGHLGYGVDFLHCAGSGDEVEDTMTYRYREEKGFIASVVIDNSTFTGRQLRALYEREFPDQDTLRAAKRFTRIALKPYLGGKPLKSRELFRQFVPKR; via the coding sequence ATGGATGGATGGCAGCGCGCCTTTGTCCTGCATAGTCGTCCCTGGAGCGAAACCAGCCTGATGCTGGACGTCTTCACGGAAGAGTCTGGCCGCGTGCGCCTTGTTGCAAAAGGCGCACGTTCCAAACGTTCTAATCTGAAAGGTGCCCTACAGCCTTTCACGCCACTGCTGGTCCGCTTTGGTGGACGAGGGGAAGTTAAAACCCTGCGCAGCGCCGAAGCCGTCTCCCTGGCGCTTCCTCTCTCGGGCATCACGCTCTACAGCGGCCTGTATGTCAATGAACTCATCTCACGCGTTCTTGAACATGAGACGCGCTTCTCTGAACTTTTCTTTGATTATCTGCACTGTATCCAGGCGCTGGCTGGCGCAACCGGCACGCCCGAGCCTGCGCTGCGGCGTTTTGAACTGGCGCTGCTGGGCCATCTTGGGTACGGGGTCGATTTTCTGCACTGTGCGGGCAGCGGTGACGAAGTGGAAGACACCATGACCTACCGCTACCGCGAAGAAAAAGGCTTCATTGCCAGCGTCGTGATCGACAACAGCACCTTTACCGGGCGTCAGCTCCGGGCGCTTTATGAGCGAGAGTTTCCCGATCAGGATACCCTGCGCGCAGCAAAACGCTTTACCCGGATTGCCCTCAAGCCGTATCTTGGCGGCAAGCCCTTAAAGAGCCGCGAATTATTCAGGCAGTTTGTGCCGAAACGTTAG
- the pdxJ gene encoding pyridoxine 5'-phosphate synthase, with protein sequence MAELLLGVNIDHIATLRNARGTAYPDPVQAAFIAEQAGADGITVHLREDRRHITDRDVRILRQTLDTRMNLEMAVTEEMLAIACETQPHFCCLVPEKRQEVTTEGGLDVAGQLDKMRDACKRLADAGILVSLFIDADFTQIKAAADVGAPYIEIHTGCYADAKNDAEQAKELERIAKAATYAASLGLKVNAGHGLTYHNVKAIAAIPEMHELNIGHAIVGRAVMSGLKEAVAEMKRLMLEARQ encoded by the coding sequence ATGGCTGAATTACTGTTAGGCGTCAACATCGATCATATCGCCACGCTGCGTAATGCGCGCGGCACGGCGTATCCCGATCCGGTTCAGGCGGCGTTTATCGCTGAACAGGCTGGCGCCGACGGCATTACCGTTCACCTGCGTGAAGACCGTCGCCACATCACTGACCGCGACGTTCGCATTCTGCGCCAGACGCTGGACACCCGTATGAATCTGGAGATGGCGGTCACCGAAGAGATGCTCGCCATTGCCTGCGAGACCCAGCCGCACTTCTGCTGCCTGGTGCCGGAAAAACGCCAGGAAGTCACGACCGAAGGCGGTCTGGACGTGGCCGGCCAGCTCGACAAAATGCGCGATGCCTGCAAGCGCCTGGCTGATGCCGGTATCCTGGTTTCGCTGTTTATTGACGCCGACTTCACCCAGATTAAAGCGGCAGCCGACGTGGGCGCGCCGTATATCGAAATTCACACCGGCTGCTATGCCGATGCCAAAAACGATGCCGAGCAGGCGAAAGAGCTGGAGCGTATTGCTAAAGCGGCCACCTACGCGGCGAGCCTGGGTCTGAAGGTCAATGCCGGTCACGGCCTGACCTACCATAACGTGAAGGCGATTGCCGCCATCCCGGAAATGCACGAGCTGAACATCGGTCACGCGATCGTTGGGCGCGCGGTGATGAGCGGCCTGAAAGAGGCGGTCGCAGAAATGAAACGCCTGATGCTGGAAGCGCGTCAGTAA
- the lepB gene encoding signal peptidase I yields MANMFALILVIATLVTGLLWCLDKFIFAPKRRERQAAAQVATGDGIDAKTLKKVGPKPGWLETGASVFPVLAIVLVVRSFIYEPFQIPSGSMMPTLLIGDFILVEKFAYGIKDPIYQKTLIETGHPKRGDIVVFKYPEDPRLDYIKRAVGLPGDKVTYDPVSKEVTVQPGCSSGTACENALPITYSNVEPSDFVQTFARHNGGEASSGFFQVPKGETKDNGIRLVERKETLGDVTHRILTVPIAQDQVGMYYRQPGQQLASWIVPPGHYFMMGDNRDNSADSRYWGFVPEANLVGKATAIWMSFEKQEGEWPTGVRLNRIGGIH; encoded by the coding sequence ATGGCGAACATGTTTGCCCTGATCCTGGTCATTGCTACCCTGGTGACAGGTCTGCTGTGGTGTCTGGATAAGTTTATCTTCGCCCCAAAACGTCGTGAACGTCAGGCTGCCGCACAGGTAGCCACTGGCGATGGTATTGACGCGAAAACCCTGAAGAAAGTCGGTCCGAAACCGGGCTGGCTGGAAACGGGCGCCTCGGTGTTTCCGGTGCTGGCGATTGTGCTGGTGGTACGTTCGTTTATTTACGAACCGTTCCAGATCCCATCAGGTTCAATGATGCCAACGCTGCTGATTGGTGATTTTATTCTGGTAGAGAAGTTTGCCTACGGCATTAAAGATCCGATCTACCAGAAAACGCTGATCGAGACCGGTCATCCGAAACGTGGCGACATCGTGGTGTTCAAATATCCGGAAGATCCGCGCCTGGACTACATCAAGCGCGCGGTAGGTCTGCCGGGTGACAAAGTGACTTACGATCCGGTTTCGAAAGAAGTCACCGTTCAGCCAGGCTGCAGCTCCGGTACTGCATGTGAAAACGCGCTGCCAATCACTTACTCGAACGTTGAGCCAAGTGATTTTGTGCAGACCTTTGCCCGTCACAACGGCGGCGAAGCGAGCAGCGGATTCTTCCAGGTACCGAAAGGCGAAACCAAAGATAACGGTATTCGTCTGGTTGAGCGCAAAGAGACGCTGGGTGACGTGACGCACCGGATCCTCACCGTGCCAATCGCGCAGGATCAAGTCGGTATGTACTATCGTCAGCCGGGCCAGCAGCTGGCAAGCTGGATTGTACCGCCAGGCCATTACTTCATGATGGGTGACAACCGCGATAATTCTGCGGACAGCCGTTACTGGGGCTTTGTGCCGGAAGCGAATCTGGTCGGTAAAGCGACCGCAATCTGGATGAGTTTTGAGAAGCAGGAAGGCGAATGGCCGACCGGCGTACGCCTGAATCGTATTGGCGGAATCCATTAA